The following proteins are encoded in a genomic region of Terriglobia bacterium:
- a CDS encoding response regulator: MNTILIVEDDRNLLRLYQAEMETEGYRVLLAKNGNEATECVARETPDLIIMDIRMPDKDGLDAMAEILRNHGKIPIILNSAYSSYQDDFLTWAADAYVIKSADLEPLKIKIREILSLREDPLSRR; this comes from the coding sequence ATGAACACCATCCTGATTGTCGAGGATGACAGGAACCTGCTCAGGCTGTACCAGGCCGAGATGGAAACCGAAGGCTATCGCGTACTGCTGGCCAAAAACGGCAACGAAGCGACGGAATGTGTGGCAAGAGAGACCCCGGATTTGATCATTATGGATATCCGGATGCCCGATAAGGATGGGCTCGACGCCATGGCCGAAATCCTCCGCAATCATGGGAAGATTCCCATCATACTCAATAGTGCCTACTCCTCCTACCAGGACGATTTCCTCACCTGGGCCGCCGACGCTTATGTCATCAAGTCTGCCGACCTGGAGCCTCTCAAGATCAAGATCCGTGAGATCCTCAGCCTGCGCGAGGATCCGCTGTCCCGCAGATGA
- a CDS encoding acyl-CoA dehydrogenase family protein, whose protein sequence is MNEFRGVDFYQADDLLSQDEKMVRETVRSFVNDKILPIIDHHFESATFPMHLVPEMAEVGLLGANLPEEYGCAGMKDVAYGLMMQELERGDSALRSFASVQGALVMYPIYTFGSEVQRRHWLPKLARGEAIGCFGLTEPDHGSDPAGMITRAVKDGDRWVLNGTKSWITNGTIADVAVVWARLHDEVRAFLVEKDTKGFAAPEIKHKLSLRASVTSQLILEDCSIPAENLLPGAQGLKSALMCLNQARYGIAWGALGAAAACYHTALEYAKTRVQFSRPIAGFQLVQEKLAYMLTEITKGQLLALQLGRLKEAGKLHFAQTSLAKRNNVAIALESARLARDILGANGISLEFPVIRHMCNLETLKTYEGTHDIHTLILGQAITGLEAFT, encoded by the coding sequence ATGAACGAGTTTCGCGGCGTGGATTTCTACCAGGCGGATGATCTTCTTTCGCAAGACGAAAAAATGGTGCGTGAAACCGTGCGCTCCTTCGTCAACGACAAGATTTTGCCGATCATCGATCACCATTTCGAGAGTGCGACTTTTCCTATGCACCTGGTCCCGGAGATGGCTGAAGTGGGCCTGTTGGGCGCGAACCTTCCGGAGGAGTATGGTTGCGCCGGCATGAAGGATGTCGCTTACGGCCTGATGATGCAGGAGCTTGAGCGCGGCGACAGCGCGCTGCGCAGCTTTGCCTCCGTCCAAGGGGCGCTGGTCATGTACCCGATCTACACCTTCGGATCGGAAGTGCAGCGGCGGCACTGGCTGCCGAAGCTGGCACGGGGCGAGGCGATCGGTTGCTTCGGATTAACAGAACCGGACCATGGGTCGGATCCCGCGGGGATGATCACACGTGCGGTGAAGGACGGTGATCGCTGGGTGCTGAACGGCACCAAGTCCTGGATAACCAACGGTACCATCGCCGATGTCGCGGTCGTATGGGCGAGGCTGCACGACGAGGTGCGCGCATTTCTGGTCGAGAAAGACACGAAGGGGTTTGCCGCTCCGGAGATCAAACACAAGCTGTCACTGAGGGCATCCGTCACCTCGCAGCTGATCCTCGAGGATTGTTCCATCCCGGCCGAGAACCTGCTGCCGGGCGCGCAAGGACTCAAATCAGCCTTGATGTGCCTGAATCAGGCTCGATATGGGATCGCCTGGGGCGCGCTCGGGGCGGCCGCCGCCTGCTACCACACGGCTCTGGAATACGCCAAAACGAGAGTGCAGTTCAGCCGCCCGATCGCGGGCTTTCAATTGGTGCAGGAAAAGCTGGCCTACATGCTCACCGAGATAACCAAGGGGCAACTGCTCGCGCTCCAGCTCGGGCGGTTGAAGGAAGCCGGCAAGCTCCATTTCGCTCAGACCTCGCTTGCCAAGCGCAACAACGTCGCCATTGCGCTCGAAAGCGCGCGCCTGGCTCGCGACATACTCGGCGCCAACGGCATCAGTCTGGAGTTTCCCGTGATCCGCCATATGTGCAATCTCGAAACGCTCAAGACTTACGAGGGCACCCATGACATTCACACCCTGATTCTCGGCCAGGCGATTACGGGGTTGGAGGCTTTCACCTGA
- a CDS encoding serine hydrolase, with amino-acid sequence MGNRTILACLFVFCLAFPGASQENRGLPQAVPEAIGLRPAQLSHIDDAVAAAIQARETPGAVVLVARHGKIGYWKAFAFRALQPQTEAMTTDTIFDMASLTKVLATTPAIMLLAQNGRLRIGDKVKRYLPLFTGGGKDDITVRQLLTHCSGLPADFDLSRPWEGREAALEELWRLPVQTQPGKEFLYSDLNFIALGEIVRAVSGESLDVFTQQEVYQPLGMSETGFKPPESWLERIAPTESRERSLQYLKGIAPASAPGMLRGEVHDPTAWRMGGVAGHAGLFSSARDVAIYAQMLLDHGNLRGSPLLSASTVQAMTSPQSPGGLPVRGYGWDIDTAYSAPRGDLWAGGYGHTGFTGTSLWIHPPTETFIIILTNRLHPDGKGDVTHLRGVIANIVAAAIADRD; translated from the coding sequence GTGGGCAACCGAACCATTTTGGCATGTCTGTTTGTCTTCTGCCTGGCATTCCCGGGCGCATCTCAGGAAAACCGCGGGCTTCCGCAGGCCGTTCCCGAAGCGATAGGATTGCGCCCGGCGCAGTTGTCCCACATCGACGATGCGGTCGCGGCCGCAATCCAGGCGCGCGAGACCCCCGGTGCTGTCGTGCTGGTCGCACGCCACGGAAAGATCGGCTACTGGAAGGCCTTCGCCTTCCGGGCGCTCCAGCCGCAAACTGAAGCGATGACCACGGACACCATCTTCGATATGGCCTCGCTCACCAAGGTGCTGGCCACGACTCCCGCCATCATGCTTCTGGCCCAGAACGGGCGTCTGCGCATCGGCGACAAGGTGAAACGTTACCTGCCGTTGTTCACCGGAGGAGGCAAGGACGATATCACCGTGCGGCAGCTGCTGACCCATTGCTCCGGCCTGCCTGCAGACTTCGATCTTTCCAGGCCCTGGGAAGGGCGTGAAGCGGCTCTCGAGGAACTCTGGCGCCTGCCGGTACAGACGCAGCCGGGAAAGGAATTCCTTTACAGCGACCTCAATTTCATCGCCCTGGGCGAAATCGTCAGGGCGGTCAGCGGCGAGAGCCTGGATGTGTTCACCCAACAGGAAGTCTATCAGCCGCTTGGCATGAGCGAGACTGGGTTCAAGCCCCCGGAATCCTGGCTCGAGCGGATCGCGCCGACCGAGTCCCGCGAGCGCTCATTGCAGTACCTGAAAGGAATTGCGCCCGCATCGGCACCGGGGATGCTTCGTGGCGAGGTCCATGACCCGACGGCATGGCGCATGGGTGGCGTGGCAGGGCATGCAGGTTTATTTTCCAGCGCCCGGGATGTGGCGATCTACGCACAGATGCTCCTGGATCACGGCAACTTGCGGGGCAGTCCCTTGCTGTCGGCTTCGACCGTTCAGGCCATGACCAGCCCACAGTCACCCGGTGGACTGCCGGTGCGCGGCTACGGTTGGGACATCGATACGGCCTATTCTGCACCGCGCGGCGATCTGTGGGCCGGCGGCTACGGACACACGGGATTCACGGGGACGTCGCTGTGGATTCATCCACCCACGGAGACGTTCATTATCATCTTGACCAATCGCCTGCACCCGGACGGCAAGGGTGATGTAACGCACCTGAGAGGCGTGATCGCCAACATCGTGGCCGCTGCCATTGCGGATCGGGACTGA